The Phycisphaerales bacterium genome includes the window CGCCTCATCGAGGCCGACCAGGTCGCGACGCCCGATCTGACGCTGAGCGAATCCAATGCCGTCGATGGCATCGTCTTTGACGAGTTCGGCAATCCGGTCGAGTACCACGTCCTCAAGCAGCATCCAGGGGATGTTCGCTGGAGTGCGGGGCTGAACTACGCCCGGGTGCCGGCGGAATCGATGATCCACTACTTCCGCGCCGATCGACCGGGCCAGAGTCGCGGCATTCCCGACATCACGCCCGCGATCCCGCTCTTTGCCCAGTTGCGGCGTTTCACGCTCGCGGTGCTTGCCGCGGCGGAAACCGCCGCCGAGTTCGCCGGGGTCCTGCAGACCGATGCGCCGCCCAACGGCGAGGCGGAAGACATCGAGCCGATGGACACCATCGAGATTGAGCAGCGGATGCTGCTCACGCTGCCCGGCGGCTGGAAGATGGCCCAGATGAAGGCCGAGCAGCCGGCAACGACCTATGGCGAGTTCAAACGCGAGATCCTCAACGAGATCGCCCGCTGCCTGAACATGCCTTTCAATGTCGCGGCGGGCAACTCCTCGGGGTACAACTACGCCAGCGGCCGCCTCGACCATCAGACCTACTTCAAATCCAACCGAATCGAACAGGCGCACTTCGAGTGCACAGTCCTCGATCGCATCTTCGACGCCTGGCTCGATGAGGCGGTGCTCGTCGAGGATCTGCTGCCCCAGTCCATGCGCATGACCGATGCGCCTCGGAACCACCAGTGGTTCTGGGACGGCAACGAGCACGTCGATCCCGCCAAGGAAGCCAACGCACAGTCAACGCGGCTGAGCAGTCGGACGACGTCTCTGGCGCGCGAGTACGCCAAGCAGGGTCTCGACTGGGAGATGGAACTGCGGCAGATCGCCAAGGAACGGGCGCTGCTGCGCGAACTGGGAATCGAGGATGCGTCTGAGGCTGCGCCGGTTGGCGCCCCTTCACCAGTCATGGAAGACGATGATGAGCAAGACCAGTCCGACAACGCCTGAAACGCTCGCGCTGGGATGCGAGGTCGTCATCGAAGCTGCCGCGGCCCCCGAAAGCGGTGCCGGTGGCGAAGAGCGTCTTCCCCGCTTCAGCATGGTCGCGTACACCGGCGGCGCCATCCGCACCATGGGCTTCGCGTTCCCCGTCGTGGTGAATCTCGACGGGCTGACGATTCCCACACAGCAGCGGCCCGTGCGTTTCCAGCACTCGGCGCTCGAAGGGGTCGGGCATACGGAGCGCATCGCCATTGAAAACGGCAAGCTGATCGCCGAGGGCGTGGTGTCGCGGGACACCCCTGCGGCCCGCGAAATCGTCGCCAGCGGCAAGAAGGGATTTCCGTGGCAGGCGTCGATCGGCGCGTCGGTCGAGGAACTCGAATTCATCAAACGCGGCGTCTCGGTGCAGGTCAACGCCCGGAAATTCTCCGGCCCCGTCTACGTCGCGCACAAGACGGTTCTGAACGAGATCAGCTTTGTCGACCTCGGCGCGGACCAGCGCACCAAAGCGCGTATCGCCGCCGGGCACCAGCACACCAAGGAGAACGCTTCCATGTCCGATGAGAATGCCAGCGCTGCCCAGGAGACCAGCAGCGCGGAAGAGACGCAGAACGCCGGTGATGATTCGGCGCAGCGCGGCCGCCCCACTCGGATCAATGCCTCGTACCCCGGCAATGACCCGCTCGCCGAGATCGATCAGATGACGGCGCGGGCCCGCGCCGAGACCGAGCGCCGCATTCGCATCCAGGAGATGACGGCCGAAGTCCTGGCGCAGCGGCCCGAACTCGCCGATGAACTGGGCAAACTCGCGCACGCGGCGCTCGAGGCGGGCTGGAAGCCCGACAAGTACCAGCTCGAAGTGATGCGGCTGGGCCGCTCCTTCGGCGGGATCGGCGGGCCGCGTCGCCATGAGGCCGTGGTGAATGGCCAGATCATCGAGGCGGCGCTGTGCATCGCCGGTGGTCTCGACACCGAGACACTCGAGGCGGGTTTCACGGAGGAAATCCTCGGCAACGCGACGCGCACCTACCGCCACGGGCTGGGTCTCGTCGAGACGCTGCTGCTCTTTGCCCAGGCCAACGGGTATCGCGGCTACGGACGCAGCGATCTGAAAGGATTGCTCCAGTTCGCGTTCGCGGATGTGCAGGGCTCGGCCATGAGCACCATCAGCCTGCCGGGAATCCTGAGCAACGTCGCCAACAAGTTCCTGCGTTCCGGCTTCGAGGCAGTCGAGTCGACGTGGCGCGAGATTGCCGCGATCCGATCGGTGCGCGACTTCAAGCAGGTGTCGAGTTACTCGCTCACGGGCGGATTCGTATATGAGGAGATCCCGCCCGGCGGCGAACTCAAGCACGCCACCGCCGGCGAGACGGCGTACACGAACCAGGCCAAGACCTACGGCCGCATGTTCGGTATCGATCGTAGAGACCTTATTAATGACGACCTGGACGCCCTCACCGCCGTCCCGCGTCGCCTGGGCCGCGGCGGGGCCCTCAAACTCAACGAGGTCTTCTGGAAGGAATTCCTCGACAACGCCCTCTTCTTCGTCGCCGGCAACAACAACTACGCCGAGGGCGTGGACACGGCGCTGGGTATCGACTCACTCACGCAGGCCGAGCAGCTCTTCCTCGATCAGACCGATCCCGACGGCCACCCGCTCGCCGTGGCGCCGGTGATCCTGCTCGTTCCCAACGGTTTGTACGTCCCGGCGACGCAGATCATGAACAGCACCGAACTGCGCGATCCGGCCTCGACGAAAAAGACGCCGGTGGCCAATCCCCACGCGGGCAAGTTCCGCCCGGTGCGCTCCAGCTACCTGAGCAACGCGCAGTACACCGGTAACTCGACCAAGGCGTGGTACTTGCTCGCCGATCCCAACGACATGCCCGTCATCGAGGTCGCGTTCCTCAACGGCCAGCAGATGCCCACGGTCGAGAGCGCCGACGCGGACTTCAACACGCTGGGCATCCAGATGCGCGGCTACCACGACTTCGGTGTCGCCAAGCAGGAGCCGCGCGGGGGTGTGCGGATGAAGGGCGAAGCGTAATCACCGGCGCCGATTCCCCCTGACTGTGCATTCATCTGAAAGGAACAGAACGTGCAGGCCGTATTCATCCAGGAAGGCAGTTCAATCGACTACACCCCCGGCGGCGACGTCAGCGCCGGCGACGTGGTTATCAACGGCGACATGGTCGGCATCGCCAAGCGGGACATTCCCGCCAACACCACCGGTTCCCTCGCGACCGAGGGTGTGTTCGACATCGCCAAGGCCAACGAGGCGCTGAGTTTCGGAGATGATGTCTTCTGGGATGCCGATGGCGATCCCGTCGGCGGGACGGCCGGATCAGGCGCGGCGACGGCCACGGCCTCCGGCAATGCCTTCCTGGGCCGCGTCATCAAGGCGGCCGTGGCGGGTGACAAGACCGTGAGCGTCCTCGTGGTGCGCAACCGCGTGCCTGCGGACCACCTCGTCCTCTTCGCCGTGGAGGATCTCGCCGCCGCCGGCGATATCGCCACCCGCCCGATCTTCGCGCACCCGGGCGGAGCCGACCTAATCTCGGCGGGCATCCTCACGCAGGGCGCTCCCGCGGGCGTTGACGATGCGAACACGGTCGTCATCGCCCTCAAGGACGACGCGGGCAACACGATCGTCACGAAGACTTTCGACACCGCCAACCAGCCGCCTTCGAGCGATTTTGGAGACTTGGGCGCGCTGAGCGCCACGCACAAGATCCTGGTGGGCGACGAGCATGTCACGCTGGATGTCACACAGGGCGGCACGACTTCGGACATGCCCGCGTTCGTGCTGGTGATCAGGTACCGGCCCGCCGCGTGAAGCTGATGAGCGCGACACAGCAGGAGTAGACATTGGCGGATCTCCTTGAACAGGGCATGAGTTTCCTGGACCGCAAGCGGTACGAGCACATGACACGAACGGTGACGTACCAGCGCGGCAACTCGTCCGTTGAACTCCAGGCGACACTGGGGCAGACGAACTTCGAGCAGAGTGACGAGTACGGGATCGTTCAGAAGGTCGAGTCGCATGATTTCCTCATTCGCACCGGAGATCTCGTGCTCGACGGGGAGACCGTGCTGCCCAAGGCCGGAGATCTCATCCGCGACACGGCCGGCGCCAATGTCTTCGTCTGCGAGGTCAGTGCGCCAGGCAACGAACCGCCGTTCCGTTACAGCGATCCCTATCGCAAGGCCCTGCGCATCCACACCAAGCACGTCGCCACGGAGATCGCCTGATATGAGCGGCAACGCGGAAAGGAACGGGAGTG containing:
- a CDS encoding phage portal protein, whose protein sequence is MIAVPLRRLVPFSAIRGRYDAAVTTDGNRRHWANADGLSADAAASPEVRRVLRNRARYEVANNSYARGIVSTLANDVVGTGPRLQMLTSDPEANTRIERAFMQWSKAVGLAAKLRTMRSARAESGESFALLARNTGLPTPIQLDIRLIEADQVATPDLTLSESNAVDGIVFDEFGNPVEYHVLKQHPGDVRWSAGLNYARVPAESMIHYFRADRPGQSRGIPDITPAIPLFAQLRRFTLAVLAAAETAAEFAGVLQTDAPPNGEAEDIEPMDTIEIEQRMLLTLPGGWKMAQMKAEQPATTYGEFKREILNEIARCLNMPFNVAAGNSSGYNYASGRLDHQTYFKSNRIEQAHFECTVLDRIFDAWLDEAVLVEDLLPQSMRMTDAPRNHQWFWDGNEHVDPAKEANAQSTRLSSRTTSLAREYAKQGLDWEMELRQIAKERALLRELGIEDASEAAPVGAPSPVMEDDDEQDQSDNA
- a CDS encoding DUF2190 family protein encodes the protein MQAVFIQEGSSIDYTPGGDVSAGDVVINGDMVGIAKRDIPANTTGSLATEGVFDIAKANEALSFGDDVFWDADGDPVGGTAGSGAATATASGNAFLGRVIKAAVAGDKTVSVLVVRNRVPADHLVLFAVEDLAAAGDIATRPIFAHPGGADLISAGILTQGAPAGVDDANTVVIALKDDAGNTIVTKTFDTANQPPSSDFGDLGALSATHKILVGDEHVTLDVTQGGTTSDMPAFVLVIRYRPAA